One genomic region from Halomicrobium zhouii encodes:
- a CDS encoding FecCD family ABC transporter permease: protein MAGAHSEAPVSDTAEDRGWLTGDLVVFCLACTAVTVFAGLIQVSFGAFTMTIEQAWRAVFNPQVIFNPNAWEAFVFGTELPEMNRRSLIVWNIRLPRVFVAAIVGASLAVSGAIFQAVTRNELASPYVLGVSSGAGLTVLLTLVVFPSVTIAIPLLFGTFTFNTTSLLPLLAALGGTIAFLLVYGIAWKGGTSPVRLVLAGVIVNMVFQSLQRGLFFFADDLGVVQSALAWITGSLTGTGWEQVRLAIVPATIAILLAVAGARQLNVLLLGERTAQSLGMRVERVRFMLSGVAILAASTAIAVAGIIGFFGLVVPHVVRIVLGSDYRRLVIGCVFAGPALLVVADVGARLALSPIQIPVGVVTGVVGGPYFLYLMRKQETMGDL from the coding sequence ATGGCCGGTGCGCACTCGGAGGCCCCAGTCTCGGACACTGCGGAGGATCGCGGCTGGCTCACCGGCGATCTCGTCGTCTTCTGTCTCGCGTGTACGGCCGTCACCGTCTTCGCAGGGCTGATCCAGGTCAGCTTCGGGGCGTTCACGATGACCATCGAACAGGCCTGGCGCGCGGTGTTCAACCCGCAGGTCATCTTCAACCCGAACGCCTGGGAGGCGTTCGTGTTCGGGACCGAACTCCCGGAGATGAACCGCCGGAGCCTGATCGTCTGGAACATTCGGCTGCCCCGCGTCTTCGTCGCCGCCATCGTCGGCGCGTCGCTGGCTGTCTCGGGCGCCATCTTCCAGGCCGTGACGCGCAACGAACTCGCTAGCCCGTACGTGCTCGGCGTCAGTTCCGGGGCCGGACTGACGGTCCTGCTGACCCTCGTCGTCTTCCCGAGCGTGACGATCGCGATTCCGCTCCTGTTCGGCACGTTCACGTTCAACACGACGTCGCTGCTCCCGCTACTGGCCGCGCTGGGCGGGACCATCGCCTTCCTCCTCGTCTACGGCATCGCCTGGAAGGGCGGGACCAGCCCGGTCAGGCTCGTCCTCGCCGGCGTCATCGTCAACATGGTGTTCCAGTCGCTCCAGCGCGGCCTGTTCTTCTTCGCCGACGACCTCGGCGTCGTCCAGTCGGCGCTGGCCTGGATCACCGGCTCGCTCACGGGCACGGGCTGGGAGCAGGTCCGCCTCGCTATCGTCCCCGCGACCATCGCGATCCTGCTGGCCGTCGCCGGCGCGAGACAGCTCAACGTCCTCCTGCTGGGCGAGCGGACGGCCCAGTCGCTCGGGATGCGCGTCGAGCGCGTCCGCTTCATGCTCTCCGGCGTCGCGATCCTCGCGGCCAGCACCGCGATCGCCGTCGCCGGCATCATCGGCTTCTTCGGGCTCGTCGTCCCCCACGTCGTCCGCATCGTCCTCGGGAGCGACTACCGCCGGCTCGTGATCGGCTGCGTGTTCGCCGGGCCGGCGCTGCTCGTCGTCGCCGACGTCGGCGCCAGGCTGGCGCTGAGCCCGATCCAGATCCCCGTCGGCGTCGTCACCGGCGTCGTCGGCGGGCCGTACTTCCTCTACCTGATGCGCAAACAGGAGACCATGGGTGACCTCTGA
- a CDS encoding ABC transporter substrate-binding protein, with protein sequence MRDLTDNTRRRFLTGASVALGTAIAGCSQGGADDATTPTADDTVNGETTTETGTDAPSSTESSFTASLSPAGEVAFDAVPENVFTVFPQYLDMAVALGHGDAVNSVYVPEMSGTTMNHYYHHLDGVSVEWEGLQDPLSDGLPKELLYELNSDVHLADPAWASAQDGWSQSDVDEVDTQLAPWFGNFYSGTNESPPEGDDDYQYYTLWELFGAVADVFQERERYEALAQVHTDLVSTIQADLPPEEERPTAVRVTLSRDGESFWTYHLNEPGYWLADTRPLGARDAFAEEDWGGLWGTVDYEAMLEADPDVVLHLWGMTPNYSMADTREKLESNSAGQTLTAVENDRVYPAGMRYQGPIMNLFQIEMGAKQLYPDVFGEWPDYEDGEHYPEIPQAEQLFDRQRVADIVTGAFDE encoded by the coding sequence ATGCGAGACCTGACAGACAACACTCGTCGACGGTTCCTGACCGGCGCGAGCGTCGCGCTCGGGACGGCCATCGCCGGCTGTAGCCAGGGTGGCGCCGACGACGCGACGACGCCGACGGCGGACGACACCGTGAACGGCGAGACGACGACCGAAACCGGGACCGACGCTCCATCGTCGACCGAAAGCTCGTTCACCGCATCGTTGTCGCCGGCGGGCGAGGTCGCCTTCGACGCAGTCCCAGAGAACGTCTTCACCGTCTTCCCGCAGTACCTCGACATGGCCGTCGCACTGGGCCACGGCGACGCGGTGAACTCGGTGTACGTCCCCGAGATGTCGGGGACGACGATGAACCACTACTACCACCACCTCGACGGCGTCTCCGTCGAGTGGGAAGGACTCCAGGACCCGCTCAGTGACGGCCTCCCGAAGGAACTCCTCTACGAACTGAACAGCGACGTCCACCTCGCCGACCCCGCGTGGGCGTCGGCCCAGGATGGCTGGAGCCAGTCCGACGTCGACGAGGTCGACACCCAGCTCGCGCCCTGGTTCGGGAACTTCTACAGCGGGACCAACGAGTCGCCGCCGGAAGGGGACGACGACTACCAGTACTACACGCTGTGGGAGCTGTTCGGCGCCGTCGCCGACGTGTTTCAGGAGCGCGAACGCTACGAGGCGCTCGCTCAGGTCCACACCGACCTCGTCTCGACGATCCAGGCTGACCTCCCGCCGGAGGAGGAGCGGCCCACCGCGGTCCGGGTGACGCTCTCGCGTGACGGCGAGTCGTTCTGGACCTACCACCTCAACGAGCCCGGCTACTGGCTGGCCGACACCCGTCCGCTGGGGGCCCGGGACGCCTTCGCCGAGGAGGACTGGGGCGGCCTGTGGGGGACCGTCGACTACGAGGCGATGCTGGAGGCCGACCCGGACGTCGTCCTCCACCTCTGGGGGATGACGCCCAACTACAGCATGGCCGACACGCGGGAGAAACTCGAATCCAACTCCGCGGGCCAGACGCTCACCGCCGTCGAGAACGACCGCGTCTACCCGGCCGGGATGCGCTACCAGGGCCCGATCATGAACCTCTTCCAGATAGAGATGGGCGCCAAACAGCTCTATCCCGACGTCTTCGGCGAGTGGCCCGACTACGAGGACGGCGAGCACTACCCCGAGATTCCCCAAGCGGAGCAGTTGTTCGACCGCCAGCGGGTCGCCGATATCGTGACGGGGGCGTTCGACGAATGA
- a CDS encoding ABC transporter substrate-binding protein, giving the protein MSDDDVDATGSLTRRETIEYGGAVVAGGLLAGCSGSESAPATDDTATGDTSAATGTATETTTEGSSYSVTMSPVGEVTFESPPETVFTRLTHHADMAFALGHGDDVTAMHAPDYYDGLWNQYVERLPGVTLDWAGLYSSWKPSKEKLYELDSDVHLADPAWIAQLDKWDQSDIDEIAENVSPWFGNSLSDIHREPTGEWADDYEYYGLWEQFELVAEAFRERARYEELAAVREELRSTIDADLPAESERPTAVMIAAADIEEIYTYTMNTPGFLTAHTRPLGPRDAFDGNVESNSVVDFEALLDADPDVVLHLGGMEPGTNMAERRVAFEDDPVASEITAVKNGRVYAQGARYQGPILNLFQLEMTAKQLYPDVFGEWPTYEEGPYPEIPEDEQLFDRQRVADAINGEF; this is encoded by the coding sequence ATGAGCGACGACGACGTCGACGCGACCGGTTCACTGACGCGACGAGAGACGATCGAGTACGGCGGCGCGGTCGTCGCCGGCGGCCTGCTGGCCGGCTGTTCGGGCAGCGAGTCCGCGCCCGCGACCGACGACACCGCGACCGGCGACACCTCCGCGGCGACCGGGACGGCGACGGAAACGACCACCGAAGGCAGTTCGTACTCGGTTACCATGTCGCCCGTGGGCGAGGTCACCTTCGAGTCGCCGCCGGAGACCGTCTTCACGCGGCTCACTCACCACGCCGACATGGCGTTCGCGCTCGGCCACGGGGACGACGTCACGGCGATGCACGCGCCGGACTACTACGACGGGCTCTGGAACCAGTACGTCGAACGGCTCCCCGGCGTCACACTGGACTGGGCCGGGCTGTACTCCTCCTGGAAACCGAGCAAGGAAAAGCTGTACGAACTCGACAGCGACGTCCACCTCGCCGACCCCGCGTGGATCGCCCAGCTCGACAAGTGGGATCAGTCAGACATCGACGAAATCGCGGAGAACGTCTCTCCGTGGTTCGGCAACTCGCTCAGCGACATCCACCGCGAACCGACCGGCGAGTGGGCCGACGACTACGAGTACTACGGCCTGTGGGAGCAGTTCGAACTCGTCGCCGAGGCGTTCCGCGAGCGAGCGCGCTACGAGGAACTCGCCGCCGTGCGCGAGGAACTCCGCTCGACGATCGACGCCGACCTTCCGGCCGAGTCCGAGCGCCCGACGGCGGTCATGATCGCCGCCGCCGACATCGAGGAGATATACACGTACACGATGAACACGCCGGGATTCCTGACGGCACACACCCGTCCGCTCGGGCCCCGCGACGCCTTCGACGGGAACGTCGAGAGCAACTCCGTGGTCGACTTCGAGGCGCTCCTGGACGCGGACCCCGATGTCGTCCTCCACCTCGGCGGGATGGAACCGGGCACGAACATGGCCGAGCGCCGCGTCGCATTCGAGGACGACCCGGTCGCGTCGGAGATCACTGCCGTGAAGAACGGCCGCGTCTACGCCCAGGGCGCCCGCTACCAGGGACCGATCCTGAACCTCTTCCAGCTGGAGATGACGGCCAAACAGCTCTACCCCGACGTCTTCGGCGAGTGGCCGACCTACGAGGAGGGCCCGTATCCCGAGATCCCCGAGGACGAGCAGCTGTTCGACCGCCAGCGAGTCGCCGACGCGATCAACGGCGAGTTCTGA
- a CDS encoding TrmB family transcriptional regulator, with translation MSDLTELGLSSYEEQAYRALLTLGPATAQQVSETSDVPKGRVYDVLNALAARDLVEVRAGAEPRQYAAADPDEAVDRLLDERRADLRDERARYEQLAADVSAELSTAVPSESRFWPIPLGSEDAVAGMGEQFDAAEASLLSVVAAPYEGAALEAYRDEIDAYADLVRTGLEVKLLTTPALIDRTPSDQLARAVADAPDFAVRTTTGINLTYDVLDRDAVYLSVPTPFTDGERLGAVLVRDDDLADRLEGRFREAWAAAEPVEPAVAGDD, from the coding sequence ATGAGCGACCTGACGGAACTCGGCCTCTCCAGCTACGAGGAGCAGGCCTATCGCGCCCTGCTCACGCTCGGCCCCGCGACGGCACAGCAGGTCTCGGAGACCAGCGACGTACCGAAAGGACGCGTCTACGACGTGCTGAACGCGCTGGCGGCCCGCGACCTCGTCGAGGTCCGGGCGGGGGCCGAACCGCGACAGTACGCGGCGGCCGACCCGGACGAGGCAGTCGACCGGCTCCTCGACGAACGCCGCGCCGACCTCCGGGACGAACGGGCCAGGTACGAACAGCTAGCGGCGGACGTGAGCGCCGAACTCTCGACCGCGGTCCCGAGCGAGAGTCGCTTCTGGCCGATTCCGCTCGGGAGCGAGGACGCCGTCGCCGGGATGGGCGAGCAGTTCGACGCCGCCGAGGCGTCGCTGCTGTCTGTCGTCGCCGCACCGTACGAGGGCGCCGCGCTGGAGGCCTACCGGGACGAGATAGACGCCTACGCGGACCTGGTCCGGACCGGCCTGGAGGTGAAACTGTTGACGACGCCCGCACTGATCGACCGGACGCCGAGCGACCAGCTGGCACGAGCCGTCGCCGACGCGCCCGACTTCGCGGTCCGAACGACGACCGGGATCAACCTCACGTACGACGTGCTCGATCGCGATGCGGTGTATCTCAGCGTCCCGACGCCGTTCACCGACGGCGAGCGACTGGGAGCGGTGCTGGTCCGTGACGACGACCTCGCCGACCGGCTCGAGGGCAGGTTTCGCGAGGCGTGGGCGGCCGCCGAGCCGGTCGAGCCCGCAGTCGCCGGCGACGACTGA
- a CDS encoding DMT family transporter: MHPYLALALAIASELAGTTALKYSDGFTNPLPSAVVLLGYLGAFYLLSLALQDLDLGLVYATWAAIGIVGSVGIGVALFEESLDLAGVVGVALVVVGVVVLNVFSEAYTPVH; encoded by the coding sequence ATGCACCCGTACCTCGCGCTCGCACTGGCCATCGCGTCGGAACTCGCCGGAACGACCGCGCTGAAGTACTCCGACGGGTTCACGAATCCCCTCCCGAGCGCCGTCGTCCTCCTCGGCTATCTGGGCGCGTTCTACTTGCTCAGCCTCGCGCTCCAGGACCTGGACCTTGGGCTGGTCTACGCGACGTGGGCCGCCATCGGCATCGTCGGCTCCGTCGGCATCGGCGTCGCCCTGTTCGAGGAGTCCCTCGACCTGGCCGGCGTCGTCGGCGTCGCGCTGGTCGTCGTCGGCGTCGTCGTCCTCAACGTCTTCTCGGAGGCGTACACGCCGGTCCACTGA
- a CDS encoding DUF7837 family putative zinc-binding protein, producing MPVPPVDYTFTALGRVLYPSRRELLVEGENVPQSYNTLQSSDKVISVSTSSSAAGTCPRCGEAVPTHRLLIEYETTDGRSAFAECPTCDDVVHPEPA from the coding sequence ATGCCGGTACCACCTGTCGATTACACTTTCACCGCGCTTGGCCGAGTATTATACCCATCCCGGCGAGAGCTACTGGTGGAGGGCGAGAACGTTCCCCAATCATACAACACGCTCCAGTCCTCCGACAAGGTGATTTCGGTGTCTACGTCTTCATCGGCTGCCGGCACGTGCCCGCGGTGTGGCGAGGCCGTGCCAACGCATCGACTCCTGATCGAGTACGAGACGACCGACGGTCGGTCGGCCTTCGCGGAGTGTCCCACGTGCGACGACGTGGTCCACCCCGAGCCCGCCTGA